The Bacillus sp. E(2018) genome includes the window CCGATGATGTACATCGTGTCGGTTCCAGGAATTAAATTCAATAGAATTCCTGTGAGCAAAAATGCTTCATAATTTATAACGCCATACATAATTACGCACCTCTTTTTATTTTTAGGGTGCCCTTATCGATATTACAGGATTTTGCTACACATGGGAAGCTCATTTGACATATGGACAAAACTAGAACACGCGGTTTTAATTACTTTCTTTTTTCACTATTAGGTGAACACTATTCAACATAAATGATTTTCCTTATCGGTGCGTTGATCTAAAAGGATTAACGCCTTTTTTCTGGAATTTATTGAACAAACCTAGCAGGATTGTTGAATAAGGAATAATTGATATTATTTAGAAGTAAGTTTAATAACTTTAACTTGTATGAAAAAACCCTCGCCTTATTAGACTATAAGAGCAAGATTGAGGACGAAATGAACGTAGATCTCCTGTTAATATGATTTTAATTTAACATTTGGAGGAAAAAAATGAACAAAATTCAGGAATTCAATAATCTACATCATTCAAAGGATTTATTGTTTTTAGGTAATGCTTGGGATCTTTTATCAGCCTTAACTTTAGAGAAAGCAGGATTCAAAGCAGTTGGTACAACGAGTTGGGGGATTGCAAACTCGCTAGGATATGCAGATGGAGAATTAATTGATTTTAAGAGGCATTTAGGAATCATCAAAACAATTACAGACAATGTGAAAATACCTGTGTCCGCGGACATTGAAGCAGGTTACGGGGAAGATACAGAAACCATAGTTGATAATGTTTTAAGGACGGCAGATGTAGGTGTTGCTGGTATCAACATTGAGGATTCACTCAAAAAACAAAAAGGGTTAAAAGATATAACTGAGCAATGTAACCTTTTATCAAAAATCAAAACTGCTTTAGAGCAGCATGGCTACAAAGATTTCTATATTAATGCTAGAACGGATACATATTTTCAATTGGAAAATCCTCTTCCTGTAACAATAGAGCGGTCCAAGTCTTATGTAGAGAGTGGGGCAAGTGGTATTTTTGTCCCTGGTCTACTTCAAAAAAATGAAATCAAAGAAATCGTAGCAAATGTAAACGCTCCCCTTAATGTTTTATCATTGCCTGGATTAACAAACTGCAACGAACTAAATGAGTGGGGCGTAAAACGTTTCAGCTTTGGTAATGCCCTATCTGATAAGGTTATAGATTTATTACAGAAGAGTGCAGAACAACTATTAGAATCAAAGGACACCTCATTTTTATATGAAAACTAATTTACATTGAATAGAAAATTTCACTATAAATTAATAGTTCAATTTGTTTATTCTATAAATAGGATGCGTTGATCCAAGAAGGATTAACGCTTTTTCTTTTATGATTCATTAATGACACTATCTTACTCCACAATCGGTTACATTTCTTCAGGAGTGTATTTCCAAAAGAGATTCTCTTTTTACATATAAATAACGTTTAATAGTACTGTTAATCAAAATGATATTAACAGTGCTCTTTTTTTGAAATTTATAAGGTATAACAAATAACACTATAAAACTAATTTTTGGATAATTGAAATGAAATTAGTATTATATAACTGGGTTTAACTGTAAAATATAGATTGATCTATGCTTCTATTATTCATGCGAAATTGCCATCAAGGAGAAAAAGTTATGAAACAATTAGTAAGAATAATTAGCTTTTTAGTTACATTGATTCTAGGATTGACTTGTCTCACTGCTCCTTTAGTTAACGCTGAAGCAAATGAAAAAACGGAGAAAATCGAAAAGCTGGTTGAACAGCAAAGACATATTAGTAAAATTCCAGGTATATCACTAGTTATCGTTGAAAAGGGTGAAACAGTTTATCAAAAGGGTTTCGGCTACAAAAACGTGAAAGAGAAAACACCTGTTACGTCCAGTACATTATTTGAGATTGGATCAACTACTAAGGCATTTACCGGTTTGGCCATTCTTCGTTTGGAGAAGGAAGGGAAGTTAAAACGTTCTGATAGTGTTCAAGAGTATATTCCATGGTTGAAGCTTAAATATCAGGGAGAACCTCAAATCATTACGCTGAATCAGTTACTCTATCATTCAAGCGGAATTGCCTCAAGCTCTATAGCGCAAATTCCTGAAAGTACTGCTTCTAACGCACTAGAGTTGAACGTAAAGACTTTATTGAATCAAGAGCTGAATCGAAAGCCAGGAAGCATGTTTGAATATGCAACCATTAATTACGATGTTCTAGGACTAGTAATCGAAAATGTAACAAAACAACCGTATGATCTTTACATAAAAAATCAGGTATTAAAACCTATTGGGATGAAGAATTCCTTCGTTGGTCTCCACCAAGTTCAGCCATCTATGGTTGCACAAGGCTATAAGATAGGATTTTTGAGAGAGCAGAAATACACACCACCTATTTATCGCGGGAACATACCCGCTGGCTATATTATCAGCAACTCTACTGATATAGCCAAATGGATGAATCTACAGTTAGGATATGATTCGAATAAAACGTTTAATAAGCAACTGATTAAAGAATCGCACTATCCTGATCGATCGGTGGATGCTTTTGCTAAGAATTCTTACTATGCTAGCGGATGGGAAGTTGTAAAAAAGGAAGCAAAACAATATATTCAGCATGAGGGGCAAAACCCAACATATTCATCGTTTATCATCATGCAGCCAGATAAAGAATTAGGTGTAGCAATCCTTTCTAATATGAATTCAAGTTTTACGACATCGATAGGCAAAAGTGTTATGGATATATGGGAAGGTAAAAGTGTTTCAACCAACCAAACTGACAGTTATCAAAAGCTAGATAAAATAGCAACCTTTCTCCTTAGTGTACTTATTGTACTTGGTGCTATTTTTACCCTATTATCACTACGAACAATAAGAAAGATTGTTAGAAAACAAAGAGAAAGAAGAGCTTTAAAAGGCAAGGTGATCTTGATGTTATCCATACATACGTTAATAGTCGCTGCAATTTTAATTTTAGTGATATTAACTCCAAAAATCTTATTAGGATTTACCTGGACATTCATACAGGTATGGGGACCAGTTTCTATTACAGTATTATTTTATGGTTTTATAACCACAAGCATTATTTTCTATGTATATGGGGTATTGCTTATTCTTACCAAAAAACAAACCGCCCTAATAAAGAAAAGCTCTAGTAAATGTAATCTCAACTCTAATGTTTAGTATTTTAATGTAGCATTTATTATACTTTGCTCAATTAATAGGGAATATGGGTGTGATTTAAAATGGGTAACTGGAGAAATAATACAATTTGGTTTGAGCAAATACCAGATAATCTTCAGGCTTCCTTAAATTCAAAGGAAGATAAATTAAATGAGATGCATTATAAAAATATTGAGTATTTAACTCTTTGGCACCATAAAAAGAATAAGCGAGGCAACTTTGTGGAGATTCCTGAAAATGTCCTCTATCTCGAATTAAACTGGTCCAATATACAAGATTTTCTTGGGATTGAAAAAATGAAAAAATTAAAGCGTTTAGAATTACATTATTGTACTAAATTACAAAATGACAATGGATTGTCTGGATTAACCGATACGCTAGAACATTTACATATTAACCAATCAAAAAAATTTGTACCAAATGATGAATTATACTCTCTGAAAAATCTTCGGGTTCTGTGTCTTAATTCTTGTGGCTTTCTTGAGAATTTGAATTTTTTAAATCAATTTCCAAACCTAATTGACTTTAGATTTGTCAATACCAATGTTTTAGACGGTGATTTAACACCAATATTAAATCATCCAACAATCCGAAGTGTAAGCTACTTAAGTAAGAGACATTACAATATTAAAGATGATAAGATGGAAGCTTTATTGAACGATAAAAATGGTGGAGAAAGATTTAAAAATGGTATCAAGTATGGAAAATATGAGACTTTTAGATATATCTATTAGCGCTAGTATAATTCAACAATCGGGTGCCTTACGGGAAGAAGGAAAGGTGCTTAATTTTATTAAAATAAATGCAGGGTGATGGGGTTTGACACTATATTGAAAGGGGGTTGCTTTATGTTCATAGTAAATGTAGGAGGTGCTATTCACAGAAACGGTAAATGGCTTTTAATCCATAGAAGTGAAAAGGAAGAGCACGCTGGTGGAACACTTTCATTAGTTGGTGGTAAGTGTGAAATTGAAGGTGTTTCTTCTGATATTCTTGAAAGGACTTTAAAACGAGAAATTCTTGAAGAAGTAGGTATCGAAATTGCAGATTTAAAATATGTAAATAGTTCTTCCTTTGTAACTGAATCAGAGATAAATGTAATTGATATTGTTTTTCTTTGTCACCATAAATCGGGTGAACCTTATGCAAAAAGCAGAGAAGAGGTAAATGAAGTTATTTGGATGACTACTACTGAGATCCTAGCACATACAAATTCTCCTGCATTTTTAAAGGAAAACATCAGACTAGCAGATAAAATGCTGCAAAATAATAAGCATTTGAAATATTAGTAGTAGATAATCATTGATGTGTTTATTTAAGGGTTTCAAGAAGGTTCTTATTCAACAATCGAGTGCTTTCCTTTAAGAATGAGAGTGAACCATTTATTGAACTATAGGAGAGAGAGAATGAAATGTGCCCTTTTTTTGAATCGGACCAAATTATGTAATAAGTAAAGTAATAATTTTTAAAAATCATCCCAAAAATCGAGATGAAAAGATTATAAATAGTTTATGTTAAATTTAACCATTTATATTATTATTTGATCCATGAAGAAATTTGAAAAGAGTGAAAATATGAAAAGATTCTCTATTAGTTTGTGCGCTATTATACTATTTAGTGGTTGTACTTTTTTGAGTGGAGAAGAATTAACCAATAATATTTATCTAATTCCAAAGGGTTATGAAGGATCGATCACTGTTTTCTACAACATACCTAATGAATCTAAGTTAAAAACAGAGGGGAAATATTCTGTTATCCCTGTGAATGAATTAGCATTAGAAGCATTAGCAGGAACTAATATGTATATTTATGCTGCATCTTTTACTTCAACACATGATATGAAATATGGAACCGTTAACGATCAATATTTTTATGTTGATAAAAACGGGAAGAGAACAACTATAGATGAACAGTGTATATTTGTTGGAGGAAATGGTGGTTTCTCAGGAGCTAGTGGGGAAGAAATTCTTTATAGTAATCTTCAGATAACACAATCTAACTGTAGTGAAAACTTCCGGCACAATGGAGAGGATATTAATTTTACACAACAAAAAGAAGTAAAGAATTTCTGGATGTCCTATTTTGATTAAAATTAAGTGTTAGGCTATGGAGTGTTTGTAGATGGTAGATATTCGCATTTCTTCAAGAAGGAAATGACTCATTTTATGGAAGTTATTCAGAATGATGGCACTAAATAAGTTACTAAAAGGTGTGTTGAAAAATGAAAATTCTTATTGGTCAACCTAAGCGAGAAACTGAACTGGAACAACTTGAAAAAGAAATTAAAAATTATCCTTCAGTAGACTTGATTCTTTATCCGGAAGGTTATCTTCAAGCAACGAAATTAGAAGAAGTAAGGAAATTGGCTAAAATATTTAAAACATCAATCGTTACGGGTTATAAGGATAAGCATAATAAGGATAGGGCTCTAATTATTAACCATGAAGGTGAAATTATTTTGGAGAGAGAAAAAACTCCTGAGAATGATGAGTTGTATTCACCTTCTATTGTTAAAGATAATGAATCTATGTATGGATATCTACTTTGTAGGGAAGTTTTTTTAGGTTTGCGAGGTCTAAAAAATGAAAAAACATTAGATTTTATTTTTAACCCTATTGGAGTTGGAATGTTTAGTGAAGAGCAATATACGGAATGGTCAGAAGAAGCAAAACGAATCTCTATTCAACAAAAAGCATGGGTGCTAGGAACAAGTCATGCAGATGGTTCTTACAGAAATTGTGGATTCTCCATTCCCATTGCTTATTGCTTTGATGAAACAGGAAGAGACATTCTACTGTCTAAAGATGACATAAGAACTCGAATAGTAGACACGAAAACGAAGACAGTAGATATAATTAGTGATCTAGTTAAAACAAAATAATACATACTTATTATTTGGGTGCATTTCTTAAAAAGGAAATGGACTCTTTTTTATTGAAGTAAGGAAAGGTCCGGTAAAAATAAATACAATACATTTTTGGGCATTTTTAATATTGGAAAAAGGTTTAAACATATACTTCCGCAAAAAGGTGCATTTCTTTAATAAGAATTTTACTCTCTACTTGAATTGGATAACGTAGTGGGAAATCGTTTTAGAATGACTAGGAAGAAGGTGAGTACATTGAGATTTTTAAAGATTTTTGGAATAGGAATACTCTTATTTGTTTTATTAATCGGAAGTTTACTTAAGAGTACTAGTGATCCTTCTACTAGAGATGGAATAGGCTTTTTAATAGTTTTTGGTGTTATCTTGTATTTGCCGACACTATTTTTTATAGCCTTCATTTTTCAGAAAGGAAGTAAGAGTGATAAACCAAAGTGAGCAAATGGTCCTCTGCATGGGTGCTTCTTTACCTATTGGGCATCAATAAAGGTATATGAAAAAAAGTTGAATATTAAATGGAG containing:
- a CDS encoding isocitrate lyase/phosphoenolpyruvate mutase family protein: MNKIQEFNNLHHSKDLLFLGNAWDLLSALTLEKAGFKAVGTTSWGIANSLGYADGELIDFKRHLGIIKTITDNVKIPVSADIEAGYGEDTETIVDNVLRTADVGVAGINIEDSLKKQKGLKDITEQCNLLSKIKTALEQHGYKDFYINARTDTYFQLENPLPVTIERSKSYVESGASGIFVPGLLQKNEIKEIVANVNAPLNVLSLPGLTNCNELNEWGVKRFSFGNALSDKVIDLLQKSAEQLLESKDTSFLYEN
- a CDS encoding NUDIX domain-containing protein, with the translated sequence MFIVNVGGAIHRNGKWLLIHRSEKEEHAGGTLSLVGGKCEIEGVSSDILERTLKREILEEVGIEIADLKYVNSSSFVTESEINVIDIVFLCHHKSGEPYAKSREEVNEVIWMTTTEILAHTNSPAFLKENIRLADKMLQNNKHLKY
- a CDS encoding serine hydrolase; the encoded protein is MKQLVRIISFLVTLILGLTCLTAPLVNAEANEKTEKIEKLVEQQRHISKIPGISLVIVEKGETVYQKGFGYKNVKEKTPVTSSTLFEIGSTTKAFTGLAILRLEKEGKLKRSDSVQEYIPWLKLKYQGEPQIITLNQLLYHSSGIASSSIAQIPESTASNALELNVKTLLNQELNRKPGSMFEYATINYDVLGLVIENVTKQPYDLYIKNQVLKPIGMKNSFVGLHQVQPSMVAQGYKIGFLREQKYTPPIYRGNIPAGYIISNSTDIAKWMNLQLGYDSNKTFNKQLIKESHYPDRSVDAFAKNSYYASGWEVVKKEAKQYIQHEGQNPTYSSFIIMQPDKELGVAILSNMNSSFTTSIGKSVMDIWEGKSVSTNQTDSYQKLDKIATFLLSVLIVLGAIFTLLSLRTIRKIVRKQRERRALKGKVILMLSIHTLIVAAILILVILTPKILLGFTWTFIQVWGPVSITVLFYGFITTSIIFYVYGVLLILTKKQTALIKKSSSKCNLNSNV